In a single window of the Pseudodesulfovibrio profundus genome:
- a CDS encoding BON domain-containing protein: MKRFIILSLILGSLIGLNFLGGCAVYDVAVEERSTGEWVDDKQISFTIEQSFLEDSQIKFLDFDAYSYQGHVYLIGEYESREQVNRAVYIAKNVQGVRKVTTYFLPKRSDDTCGTTDNVELNAKVRQKLIADKNIWSTNVDIEMLQCKVILLGIVATQQEKEAAENHARSVSGVREVKSYITVKP, encoded by the coding sequence ATGAAACGATTCATCATATTATCATTGATACTTGGCAGTCTGATCGGCCTGAATTTTCTCGGCGGGTGCGCAGTATACGACGTTGCCGTGGAAGAACGCAGTACCGGTGAATGGGTTGATGACAAACAAATCAGCTTCACCATTGAGCAGTCCTTTCTGGAAGACTCCCAGATCAAATTCCTGGATTTTGATGCCTACAGCTATCAGGGGCATGTCTACCTGATAGGTGAGTACGAAAGCCGTGAGCAGGTCAACCGTGCCGTTTACATCGCCAAGAACGTACAGGGCGTGCGCAAAGTGACAACCTACTTCCTCCCCAAGCGCTCTGACGACACCTGCGGCACCACGGACAACGTGGAACTCAACGCAAAGGTTCGCCAGAAGCTCATCGCGGACAAGAACATCTGGTCCACCAATGTGGATATCGAGATGCTCCAGTGCAAAGTCATTCTTCTTGGCATTGTCGCTACCCAGCAGGAAAAGGAAGCTGCCGAAAACCATGCACGCTCCGTATCCGGCGTTCGTGAGGTCAAATCCTACATCACGGTGAAGCCGTAG
- a CDS encoding alpha,alpha-trehalose-phosphate synthase (UDP-forming) — protein MVGGKQRLVVVSNRLPATLKKDGDEWTVQGGAGGLVTALAPVLKNRGGVWIGWSGASDPSIDVDSLLADFSAKAGYELYTVPLTKEEVDGYYFGFSNEIIWPLFHDLQTRCRFHPRYWRMYLDVNFKFAEMVARSTTPDDYIWIQDYHLMHQAFFLKSMGVKRQTGFFLHIPFPPPDIFMKLPWRWKVIQALTEFDLVGFHTTQDRDNFAECLRRFQPDTEIEGSGAVVEVRSGNRQFRLGAFPISIDFNQFNGLAENEDVARKAFNIREALRHRKIILGVDRLDYTKGIPERIRSIQTLFRMFPDLRGRVNFVQIAVPSREEVDEYKELRTEIEQLVGRVNGEFSFPGWVPVHYHYKSFPHDELVAYYSAADIALVTPLRDGMNLVAKEYCAANVSQDGVLVLSEFAGAAAQLQEDAYLVNPYDMEGIAKDLNRAIHRDKAERKLHMTNLRDQIRKNNIYWWVDSFLQAGISKRLGDFPEMATVQFERE, from the coding sequence ATGGTAGGCGGCAAACAACGACTGGTCGTGGTTTCCAACAGGCTCCCGGCCACCCTCAAGAAGGACGGTGATGAGTGGACTGTGCAGGGCGGTGCGGGCGGACTGGTCACGGCACTGGCTCCGGTGCTCAAAAATCGTGGTGGTGTCTGGATCGGTTGGTCCGGCGCTTCCGACCCGTCGATCGATGTCGATTCACTGCTGGCCGATTTTTCCGCCAAAGCGGGCTATGAGCTGTACACTGTGCCGCTGACCAAGGAAGAGGTGGACGGTTACTATTTCGGTTTCTCCAACGAAATAATCTGGCCGCTGTTCCATGATCTTCAGACCCGTTGTCGCTTTCATCCCCGATATTGGCGGATGTATCTGGATGTGAACTTCAAGTTTGCGGAGATGGTCGCTCGAAGCACCACGCCCGATGATTACATCTGGATTCAGGACTACCATCTCATGCATCAGGCGTTTTTCCTCAAGTCCATGGGGGTAAAAAGACAGACCGGCTTCTTCCTGCATATTCCATTTCCACCGCCCGATATTTTCATGAAACTGCCGTGGCGCTGGAAAGTCATTCAGGCGCTGACCGAATTCGATCTGGTCGGATTCCACACGACACAGGACAGAGACAACTTTGCCGAATGCCTGCGTCGATTCCAGCCCGATACCGAGATTGAAGGCAGTGGAGCCGTTGTCGAGGTCCGATCAGGCAATCGTCAATTCCGCCTGGGAGCATTTCCCATCTCCATCGATTTCAACCAGTTCAATGGCCTGGCCGAAAATGAAGATGTGGCCCGCAAAGCCTTTAACATTCGTGAAGCCCTCCGACACAGGAAAATTATCCTTGGGGTGGATCGTCTTGACTACACCAAAGGGATACCCGAGCGCATCCGCTCCATTCAAACGCTGTTCCGCATGTTCCCGGACCTGCGAGGCCGTGTGAATTTCGTGCAAATAGCCGTACCCAGTCGCGAAGAGGTCGACGAGTACAAGGAACTGCGCACCGAGATCGAGCAGTTGGTCGGGCGCGTCAATGGTGAATTCTCTTTCCCCGGCTGGGTGCCTGTACACTACCATTACAAGAGCTTCCCACATGATGAGCTGGTGGCGTATTACAGCGCTGCCGATATTGCGTTGGTCACGCCGCTTCGCGACGGCATGAACCTTGTAGCCAAGGAGTACTGCGCGGCCAATGTCAGTCAGGACGGTGTGCTGGTACTGAGCGAATTTGCCGGAGCCGCTGCCCAGCTTCAGGAGGACGCGTACCTTGTCAATCCCTATGATATGGAAGGCATTGCCAAGGATCTGAACCGGGCAATCCACCGAGACAAGGCCGAGCGTAAACTCCACATGACCAACCTGCGTGACCAGATTCGCAAGAACAACATTTACTGGTGGGTCGATTCATTCCTGCAGGCGGGAATTTCCAAACGACTGGGGGATTTTCCGGAGATGGCCACGGTTCAGTTCGAGCGGGAGTGA
- a CDS encoding RluA family pseudouridine synthase yields the protein MPKAQFVTVTQAESGQKLLQFLKRRLKGDVPQGAIQRWIRKGQVRVDKGRKKPFDRIDEGQVVHIPPYTPGEEKIVSTQGTLPIAHEDDHILVIAKPAGLAVHGGDNIDDSITARIRARFSEADFMPTLAHRLDKDTSGLLLAAKDYPTLTTLNNAFASGTVTKLYLAWVNGQWPESDTTLVEDRMEKQGTPGNETVQTGSGKVARARITPLITEQDKTLLAVELLTGRTHQIRVQLASRGHAVLGDHKYGKGHVRGNMRLHCYLMSTDGQTFTLPPDWNGKWQVPDDILRNAQRLVIE from the coding sequence ATGCCCAAAGCGCAGTTCGTCACCGTCACGCAGGCCGAATCCGGCCAGAAGCTGCTTCAGTTTCTGAAACGGCGCCTCAAGGGCGATGTCCCGCAGGGTGCCATCCAGCGCTGGATTCGCAAGGGACAGGTGCGCGTGGATAAGGGGCGCAAAAAGCCCTTCGATCGCATAGATGAAGGGCAGGTTGTCCATATTCCGCCCTATACTCCCGGTGAGGAGAAAATCGTTTCAACGCAAGGCACCCTCCCTATCGCCCATGAAGATGATCACATACTGGTCATCGCCAAACCCGCCGGGCTGGCCGTTCATGGCGGCGACAACATTGACGACTCAATCACGGCCCGCATTCGCGCCCGGTTCAGCGAAGCGGACTTCATGCCGACCCTGGCCCACCGGCTGGACAAAGACACATCAGGGCTCCTGCTGGCGGCAAAGGATTATCCGACCCTGACCACTCTCAACAACGCCTTTGCTTCCGGCACTGTCACCAAGCTGTACCTGGCGTGGGTCAATGGGCAGTGGCCGGAATCGGACACCACACTCGTTGAAGATCGCATGGAAAAACAGGGAACACCAGGCAATGAGACTGTCCAAACCGGATCAGGCAAGGTTGCCCGCGCCCGGATCACCCCGCTCATCACGGAACAGGACAAAACCCTGCTGGCCGTCGAACTGCTGACCGGCCGCACACACCAGATTCGCGTGCAACTGGCCTCCCGCGGCCATGCCGTGCTTGGTGACCACAAATATGGCAAAGGCCATGTGCGCGGCAATATGCGCCTGCATTGTTACCTCATGAGCACCGATGGGCAAACATTCACCCTCCCCCCCGACTGGAACGGCAAATGGCAGGTGCCGGACGACATCCTGCGCAATGCCCAACGCCTCGTTATCGAGTAG
- a CDS encoding C40 family peptidase has product MISKHRRLSTVILSSIVLGGTLLFGGCASHTPSPPPPVVKTTPAQGKRAAVLRTARTLIGAPYKWGGYTPQMGFDCSGFIWFVYHQHGINLPRVSWQQFGAGKAVAYDALRPGDLLFYRVDKKGKSLHVAILTDRGTFIHAPSSGKRVMESSLNNTYWHKHYIGARRIL; this is encoded by the coding sequence ATGATCAGCAAGCACCGCCGTTTGTCTACAGTTATCCTGTCCAGCATTGTGCTGGGCGGGACCTTACTGTTTGGCGGTTGCGCCTCCCACACGCCGTCGCCGCCACCGCCAGTTGTCAAAACAACACCGGCACAGGGCAAACGGGCAGCCGTACTCCGCACGGCGCGCACATTGATCGGCGCACCGTACAAATGGGGTGGCTATACGCCACAGATGGGCTTTGATTGTTCGGGATTCATCTGGTTTGTCTACCACCAGCACGGTATCAATCTCCCCCGCGTATCCTGGCAGCAGTTCGGTGCGGGCAAAGCGGTGGCCTATGACGCGTTGCGTCCCGGTGATCTGCTTTTTTACCGGGTCGACAAAAAGGGAAAGTCTCTGCACGTTGCCATTCTGACCGACAGGGGCACATTCATCCATGCCCCCAGCTCGGGCAAGCGAGTCATGGAATCCAGCCTAAACAACACATACTGGCACAAGCATTACATTGGTGCGCGCCGTATCCTCTAG